From a region of the Helianthus annuus cultivar XRQ/B chromosome 5, HanXRQr2.0-SUNRISE, whole genome shotgun sequence genome:
- the LOC110942681 gene encoding uncharacterized protein LOC110942681, giving the protein MIRPKQQGGFGLGDLRSTNLALLIKWWWKFKTKPEELWVKVIKSIHGSNKSHKIIPIKNKFAGIWKDIVSAGNELGRIGISVSEEIIAETGSGNEVKFWIDNCENQWNLGWLRPPNSEEEWAQWTIMLHLLNNVKFKPGADRWVWKSNDKGEFSVAAVRNQITNQDGAVMEEEWKHWNRWIPPKVNYFTWRAMLKRIPVKKELIKKRIPINNHLCSRCEANEETVDHVICGCSKSKTIWNAILVWLKLSSSTEFRGVKDALAYVDGLSGSKEWKKVINAVFQTTMWNVWKARNEKEFEGNIRSGINIAETIMTDSFVWLKSRSKFHDLIWERWVDFNIRDIEK; this is encoded by the exons ATGATAAGACCGAAACAACAAGGTGGTTTTGGGCTAGGAGACTTAAGAAGTACTAACCTCGCTTTATTGATAAAGTGGTGGTGGAAATTTAAGACGAAACCGGAAGAGCTGTGGGTAAAAGTAATAAAATCGATTCACGGGAGTAACAAGAGCCACAAAATAATCCCTATTAAGAATAAATTCGCAGGTATCTGGAAAGATATTGTGAGTGCAGGTAATGAACTTGGACGCATTGGGATTTCGGTTTCAGAAGAGATAATAGCGGAAACGGGATCAGGGAATGAAGTCAAGTTTTGGATTGATAACTG CGAGAATCAATGGAATTTAGGGTGGTTAAGACCTCCAAATTCCGAAGAAGAATGGGCTCAGTGGACGATCATGTTACACTTGCTGAACAATGTAAAATTCAAACCAGGAGCGGATAGATGGGTGTGGAAGTCAAATGATAAAGGAGAATTCTCAGTAGCGGCGGTCAGAAATCAAATAACAAATCAAGATGGAGCGGTAATGGAAGAAGAATGGAAGCATTGGAACAGGTGGATTCCTCCGAAAGTAAACTATTTTACGTGGAGAGCAATGTTAAAGAGGATCCCGGTTAAAAAGGAACTTATCAAGAAAAGGATACCAATTAACAATCATCTTTGTTCAAGATGTGAGGCTAATGAAGAAACTGTAGATCATGTCATTTGTGGATGCAGCAAGTCAAAAACAATTTGGAATGCAATCCTTGTCTGGCTGAAATTATCATCATCTACCGAGTTCCGAGGAGTAAAAGATGCTTTAGCATATGTCGACGGCTTATCAGGATCGAAGGAATGGAAGAAGGTAATCAATGCGGTATTTCAAACAACCATGTGGAACGTGTGGAAGGCTCGGAATGAAAAAGAGTTTGAAGGGAACATCAGGTCTGGGATCAACATAGCGGAGACAATAATGACAGATAGTTTCGTTTGGCTGAAAAGTAGATCGAAATTTCACGACTTAATTTGGGAGAGATGGGTGGACTTTAACATTCGAGATATAGAGAAATAA
- the LOC110939984 gene encoding histone H2B yields the protein MAPKAEKKPAEKKPAEEKKTPAAEKAPAEKKPKAGKKLPKEAGAGATDKKKKRTKKSVETYKIYIFKVLKQVHPDIGISSKAMGIMNSFINDIFEKLAQESSRLARYNKKPTITSREIQTAVRLVLPGELAKHAVSEGTKAVTKFTSS from the coding sequence ATGGCACCAAAGGCAGAGAAGAAGCCGGCCGAGAAGAAACCGGCAGAGGAGAAGAAAACTCCGGCAGCCGAGAAAGCACCGGCGGAGAAGAAGCCAAAAGCCGGGAAGAAACTCCCGAAAGAAGCCGGAGCAGGTGCAACGGACAAGAAGAAGAAGCGAACGAAGAAGAGCGTTGAGACGTATAAGATCTACATCTTCAAGGTGCTGAAACAGGTGCATCCGGATATCGGAATCTCGAGCAAAGCTATGGGGATCATGAACAGTTTTATTAATGATATTTTTGAGAAGCTTGCTCAGGAGAGCTCGAGGCTTGCTAGGTATAACAAGAAGCCGACGATTACCAGTAGGGAGATTCAGACTGCTGTGAGGCTTGTGCTTCCTGGTGAATTGGCTAAGCATGCTGTTTCTGAAGGGACGAAGGCGGTTACCAAGTTTACGAGCTCTTGA